From the genome of uncultured Cohaesibacter sp., one region includes:
- a CDS encoding TonB-dependent receptor, whose translation MASNMLRSLLGSASILVLSLSVSSGTMAQEAETTTSGTGSDESFWLGEIIVTGERVVRSLFDTASSVEVLTASELDEKVEDQSVRETINSIPNVHYASQAGLNGAPTIRGNASEGPNNGSGAYFAGTVPRATINVDGRNLTYNEMVFGSTSVWDVDSIEVFRGPQTTSKGANSIAGAINVKTKDPVFDKEAALQLQYGTNNKWRTSAMANGVILEDQLAARVTGDFFSRDSFVDFTSNTWDEMKKTTSGRDVRLKLLWTPDSMPELDAKLTLSHSASVGPHNEGVTPEYEDLVNNDSTAVEWDNETNAAVLDINYQVSEAFSLFNQTQISTTDSDRNTNPGLTGQASIDQIDLSNESRLTYEAEDGRLSGILGVFARRTDQDDELYLASGAYYSAFDDVKDSLGVYSEMTYKLTDRLSATGGLRLQYDNIKREGTANTAVTGAVVVDYDENFVELLPKVSLAYKLTDNLTVGGLVSRGYNPGGISFGMYSGEVIPFEKETVWNYELFARASLLDDRLSLTGNLFYDDYSNAQRAVLRNVNWTWGANTYTSPEAVTYTAEEAETYGAELSARFEVFDNFTVNGSLGLLQTEIKKFNNSSANVDLTGKKFAKSPEVTAGIGASWEVIDGLVFAADANYVGGYYSDDDNTVAYEIDPFVVANVKASYQVNETLKVFAAVNNVFDDRSATYIMSNRTGTTTLANINTPREFTAGLRLDF comes from the coding sequence ATGGCGTCAAACATGCTGAGATCCTTGCTGGGCAGTGCAAGTATTCTGGTTCTTTCCCTTTCCGTTTCATCTGGCACGATGGCGCAAGAGGCCGAAACGACCACATCGGGAACCGGGTCTGATGAGTCATTCTGGCTGGGTGAAATCATCGTGACGGGCGAACGGGTGGTCAGAAGCCTTTTTGATACAGCTTCTTCGGTTGAAGTGCTGACTGCCAGCGAGCTCGATGAGAAGGTGGAAGACCAATCGGTTCGTGAAACCATCAACTCGATACCGAACGTGCACTACGCCAGCCAGGCAGGCCTCAATGGTGCTCCGACCATTCGCGGCAACGCCTCCGAGGGGCCGAACAATGGCTCTGGCGCCTATTTTGCCGGCACAGTTCCCCGCGCGACCATAAATGTCGATGGCAGAAACCTGACCTACAACGAAATGGTATTCGGCTCGACTTCGGTGTGGGATGTCGACAGCATCGAAGTCTTTCGTGGACCGCAGACCACATCCAAGGGTGCCAACTCGATAGCCGGTGCAATCAACGTGAAGACCAAGGATCCGGTGTTTGACAAGGAAGCAGCCTTGCAGCTGCAATACGGAACCAACAATAAATGGCGCACGTCGGCAATGGCAAACGGCGTCATCCTTGAAGATCAGCTGGCCGCGCGCGTGACGGGCGATTTCTTCTCGCGCGACAGTTTCGTGGATTTCACCAGCAACACCTGGGATGAGATGAAGAAGACGACCTCCGGGCGCGATGTTCGGTTGAAATTGCTCTGGACGCCAGACAGCATGCCCGAACTCGACGCCAAGCTCACTCTGTCCCATTCCGCGTCCGTCGGCCCGCACAACGAGGGCGTGACGCCGGAATATGAGGATCTGGTCAACAATGATTCCACCGCTGTTGAATGGGACAATGAGACCAATGCGGCTGTGTTGGATATCAACTATCAGGTTTCTGAAGCTTTCTCCCTGTTCAACCAAACACAGATTTCAACAACGGACTCTGACCGGAACACCAACCCCGGCCTGACCGGTCAGGCGAGCATCGATCAGATCGATCTGTCGAACGAAAGCCGCCTGACCTATGAGGCAGAAGACGGGCGTCTATCCGGTATCCTCGGCGTCTTTGCACGACGCACGGATCAGGACGACGAGCTCTATCTTGCAAGCGGCGCATACTACAGTGCATTCGACGATGTCAAAGACAGCCTCGGGGTCTATTCGGAAATGACCTACAAGCTGACAGATCGCCTGTCCGCGACGGGTGGCTTGCGCCTCCAGTATGACAATATCAAGCGTGAAGGCACGGCGAACACTGCGGTAACAGGGGCTGTCGTTGTCGACTATGACGAAAACTTCGTTGAGCTGCTGCCCAAAGTTTCTCTTGCCTATAAGCTGACAGACAACCTGACGGTTGGAGGTCTTGTCAGTCGGGGCTACAACCCGGGTGGCATTTCCTTCGGTATGTATAGCGGCGAGGTCATCCCCTTCGAAAAGGAGACCGTCTGGAACTATGAGCTGTTCGCCCGCGCAAGCCTTCTGGATGATCGCCTCAGCCTGACGGGGAACCTCTTCTACGATGACTATTCCAACGCCCAGCGAGCGGTGCTGCGCAACGTCAACTGGACCTGGGGAGCAAACACCTACACCAGTCCCGAAGCCGTGACCTACACGGCCGAGGAGGCAGAAACCTACGGTGCGGAACTTTCAGCCCGCTTCGAAGTGTTCGACAACTTCACCGTCAACGGGTCGCTCGGATTGCTTCAGACCGAAATCAAGAAATTCAACAATTCATCCGCCAACGTGGATTTGACCGGCAAGAAATTTGCCAAGTCACCTGAAGTGACGGCAGGCATCGGTGCCAGCTGGGAGGTCATTGACGGTCTGGTCTTTGCCGCTGATGCCAACTATGTGGGCGGATACTACTCTGATGATGACAACACGGTGGCCTACGAAATCGACCCGTTTGTCGTTGCCAACGTCAAGGCGAGCTATCAGGTCAATGAAACGCTGAAGGTGTTTGCCGCCGTCAACAACGTCTTCGATGACCGGTCTGCGACCTACATCATGTCAAACCGCACCGGCACGACGACGCTTGCGAACATCAACACGCCGCGTGAATTCACCGCAGGGCTTCGGCTGGATTTCTGA
- a CDS encoding MotA/TolQ/ExbB proton channel family protein translates to MNETEIAVPTVDAASTQLAQAQTASDLATSDLAIDGAAATISPIQSLIDQIGSIFDMGGPVVVLLAVLSVLSITVILYKLWQFFYIGIGRHSRARKALKLWRTGHQTEAITLVNKGKSPVSIVVAHVMRGQMFHPDHGALIREDVERVALLSLSKTRFLLRFLETVGQISPLLGLFGTVIGMIEAFQRLQEAGASVDPSVLAGGIWVALLTTAVGLAVAIPASLFADWFTSRVEREQAVMEELVTSVLTGQITDVANSPDTINMQATEFAHAT, encoded by the coding sequence ATGAACGAAACCGAGATTGCCGTCCCCACAGTTGATGCCGCCTCGACACAGCTTGCGCAAGCACAAACTGCAAGTGATTTGGCCACCAGCGATCTGGCCATCGACGGAGCCGCCGCGACGATCAGTCCGATTCAGTCGTTGATCGATCAGATCGGCTCCATCTTCGACATGGGTGGCCCGGTGGTTGTTCTGCTCGCGGTGCTCTCGGTTCTTTCGATCACGGTCATTCTCTACAAGCTCTGGCAGTTTTTCTACATCGGTATCGGTCGCCACAGCCGCGCCCGCAAGGCCCTGAAGCTGTGGCGCACGGGTCATCAGACCGAAGCCATCACGCTGGTCAACAAGGGAAAATCCCCCGTTTCAATTGTCGTCGCTCATGTGATGCGTGGTCAGATGTTCCATCCCGATCACGGCGCCCTGATCCGCGAAGACGTCGAACGGGTGGCGCTGCTCAGCCTCTCTAAAACCCGTTTTCTGTTGCGGTTCCTCGAAACCGTCGGCCAGATTTCTCCGCTGCTCGGTCTGTTTGGCACGGTAATCGGAATGATCGAGGCATTCCAGCGTCTGCAGGAAGCCGGAGCCTCTGTCGACCCTTCCGTTCTGGCGGGCGGGATCTGGGTTGCTCTGCTCACCACCGCAGTCGGCCTGGCGGTCGCCATTCCTGCGAGCCTGTTTGCTGACTGGTTCACATCACGGGTGGAACGGGAGCAGGCGGTGATGGAGGAACTCGTGACCTCTGTGCTCACTGGCCAGATTACCGATGTCGCCAACTCACCGGACACCATCAATATGCAGGCGACAGAATTTGCTCATGCAACGTGA
- the hflX gene encoding GTPase HflX — MIKREAVATRALVLVPILSQNLQNRAAAEGKIIRRTDDSRLEEAAGLAAAIELDVVDVMRVPLNALRPSTLIGKGKLEDIWDIIDREKVDLIIMDHPLTPIQQRNLEKEWDTKVVDRTGLILEIFGRRARTKEGRLQVELAHLNYQKGRLVRSWTHLERQRGGIGFMGGPGETQIEADRRALQEKITRLEKDLEQVRRTRGLHRSNRQKVPHPIVALVGYTNAGKSTLFNYLTGAGIFAKDLLFATLDPTLRTMALPHGRQVILSDTVGFISDLPTHLIAAFRATLEEVLEADVILHVRDIVHEDTGAQAEDVANVLHDLGIEIDEDPRVIEVWNKIDLLDEAERQTVIERAASQQPSRATGQMQPVALSAVTGLGTNVLLDEIEEKLAQNDNVLKLHLDFEDGEGLAWLYRHCDVLERTDGDDGIVLNIRAPDKVQGELRQRFDVK, encoded by the coding sequence ATGATCAAGCGCGAAGCGGTTGCGACCCGCGCGCTTGTTCTGGTTCCCATCCTTTCTCAGAATCTGCAGAACAGGGCAGCGGCCGAGGGCAAGATCATTCGGCGCACCGATGATTCACGTCTCGAGGAAGCCGCAGGCCTTGCCGCCGCGATCGAGCTTGATGTGGTCGACGTTATGCGCGTTCCGCTGAATGCGCTCCGGCCATCCACGCTCATTGGCAAGGGCAAGCTTGAGGATATCTGGGATATCATCGACCGCGAGAAGGTCGATCTCATCATCATGGATCATCCGCTCACCCCCATCCAGCAGCGCAATCTCGAAAAGGAATGGGACACCAAGGTCGTTGACCGGACCGGGCTCATTCTGGAGATTTTCGGGCGTCGTGCGCGCACCAAGGAAGGGCGGTTGCAGGTCGAACTGGCGCATCTGAATTATCAAAAAGGGCGGTTGGTTCGCAGCTGGACCCACCTTGAGCGCCAGCGGGGCGGTATTGGTTTCATGGGCGGCCCCGGCGAAACCCAGATCGAGGCCGACCGTCGCGCCTTGCAGGAAAAGATCACCCGACTGGAGAAAGACCTCGAGCAGGTGCGCCGAACGCGCGGGCTGCATCGCAGCAACCGCCAGAAGGTGCCGCACCCGATTGTCGCGCTGGTCGGCTATACCAACGCGGGCAAGTCGACGCTGTTCAATTATCTGACCGGGGCGGGGATCTTTGCCAAGGATCTGCTCTTTGCGACCCTCGATCCAACTCTTCGCACGATGGCGCTACCCCATGGTCGACAGGTGATCCTGTCCGATACCGTGGGCTTCATCTCCGATCTGCCGACGCATCTGATCGCGGCCTTCCGGGCGACGCTCGAAGAGGTGCTGGAGGCGGATGTCATTCTGCATGTGCGCGACATTGTGCATGAGGACACCGGCGCACAGGCCGAGGATGTGGCCAACGTGCTGCATGATCTCGGCATCGAGATTGACGAAGATCCGCGCGTGATCGAGGTCTGGAACAAGATCGATCTGCTCGATGAAGCGGAGCGCCAGACGGTGATTGAGCGGGCCGCAAGCCAGCAGCCGTCACGGGCCACGGGCCAGATGCAGCCGGTTGCCCTGTCCGCCGTCACCGGGCTTGGGACCAATGTCCTGCTCGACGAGATCGAGGAAAAGCTCGCCCAGAACGACAATGTTCTGAAGCTGCATCTCGATTTCGAAGACGGGGAGGGCCTTGCCTGGCTCTATCGCCACTGCGATGTGCTCGAGCGCACCGACGGCGACGACGGCATCGTCCTCAACATCCGCGCTCCAGACAAGGTGCAAGGCGAGCTACGACAGCGGTTTGACGTGAAGTGA
- a CDS encoding FAD-binding oxidoreductase yields MPSPLSPFSSSSRPDCLIIGGGVFGLSIARSCLGDGMSVMLVDKGEIGQGASYGLLGALLPHMSERWNEKKEFQFNALKNLSKVKEELEEEVGISIGYDRCGRVVPLGTENLRERHLVRSQEAETLWHGAETGYYHKVFDDTNLHGWINVDLCPEGYAFDNFSARANPRAYCEAAKASVLKRGGQVLENRTVEAIEDLVDGARVTLDNGDVIEAGVVVMAAGFRSFPMIEKLTGMSELGQGVKGQALIAKVGQEPGLPILYDRSVYVVPHDGGVCAIGSTSEEVWDDEHSTDSRCDEIWAKALNLCPMLENAQILTRWAGVRPKAAKRDPMVGFLPGSKSLFAATGGFKIGFGIAHAIAEVSRERIAGVTPTLMLPPTFEAAHHLDGKPWS; encoded by the coding sequence ATGCCAAGTCCTCTTTCTCCCTTCTCATCTTCCTCGCGTCCAGACTGCCTCATCATCGGGGGCGGCGTCTTCGGCCTGTCCATCGCCAGATCCTGTCTTGGTGACGGAATGAGCGTGATGCTGGTCGATAAGGGGGAAATCGGGCAGGGCGCAAGTTATGGTCTTCTGGGGGCGCTTCTGCCGCATATGTCAGAGCGATGGAATGAGAAAAAAGAATTTCAATTCAATGCATTGAAGAATCTTTCTAAAGTTAAAGAAGAGCTTGAAGAAGAGGTCGGGATTTCGATTGGCTATGATCGCTGTGGGCGCGTTGTGCCGCTTGGTACGGAAAACCTCAGAGAGCGCCATCTGGTGCGGTCTCAAGAGGCTGAAACGCTCTGGCACGGCGCCGAGACCGGCTACTATCACAAGGTTTTTGATGACACGAACCTGCATGGCTGGATCAATGTCGATCTGTGCCCGGAAGGCTATGCGTTTGACAATTTCTCGGCGCGGGCAAATCCGCGGGCCTATTGTGAAGCCGCCAAGGCATCGGTGCTGAAACGTGGTGGACAGGTTCTGGAGAACAGGACTGTCGAGGCGATCGAGGATCTTGTCGATGGCGCTCGGGTGACGCTCGACAATGGTGATGTGATTGAGGCTGGTGTGGTGGTCATGGCGGCGGGCTTCAGAAGCTTTCCGATGATCGAAAAGCTTACCGGCATGAGCGAGCTCGGCCAAGGCGTCAAGGGACAGGCGCTGATCGCAAAAGTCGGGCAGGAACCCGGTTTGCCGATCCTCTATGATCGCAGCGTCTATGTCGTACCGCACGATGGTGGTGTCTGTGCCATTGGGAGCACGTCTGAAGAGGTCTGGGACGATGAGCACAGCACAGACAGTCGCTGCGATGAAATCTGGGCCAAAGCGCTTAATCTCTGTCCCATGTTGGAGAATGCGCAAATCCTGACGCGCTGGGCCGGTGTGCGCCCCAAGGCGGCCAAACGCGATCCGATGGTCGGATTCCTGCCGGGCTCGAAAAGTCTGTTCGCAGCGACCGGCGGCTTCAAGATCGGTTTCGGCATCGCTCATGCCATTGCCGAGGTTTCCAGAGAACGGATCGCTGGCGTAACACCGACGCTGATGCTGCCGCCGACCTTTGAAGCTGCGCATCATCTTGATGGCAAACCCTGGTCCTGA
- a CDS encoding calcium/sodium antiporter, which yields MEYLFALAGLVLLYFGGEWLVRGAIGISHKLGLPAFLISLTIVGFGTSMPELLVSLKAAASGYPGIVLGNVVGSNIANILLIIGLAAFIAPIQVSRDMSGRDSTIMVISAIVLVGALAFETITPLAGGGMLVALLAYLIVAYMQGRKEGCSDSDQQALRLSTARITILLAAGLAMLVAGADLLVRGATVIASDLGVSNAIIGLTVVAVGTSLPELATSVVAALHRRSDIAIGNVIGSNIFNILGILGITSLVCPVTVAERFALIDGWVMLGATVLLFGLLLFSRQIGRLAGGGFLLAYAAYVVSMA from the coding sequence ATGGAATACCTCTTTGCATTGGCCGGTCTCGTTCTTCTCTATTTTGGCGGCGAATGGCTGGTTCGCGGAGCGATTGGGATTTCGCACAAGCTCGGCTTGCCTGCATTCCTGATATCGCTGACCATTGTCGGCTTTGGTACATCAATGCCCGAGCTTTTGGTGTCCCTGAAGGCAGCCGCTAGCGGTTATCCGGGTATTGTTCTTGGCAATGTGGTGGGTTCAAACATTGCCAATATCCTCCTGATTATCGGATTGGCCGCGTTTATTGCTCCCATTCAGGTCTCAAGGGACATGTCTGGGCGTGATTCAACCATCATGGTCATCTCCGCCATTGTGCTTGTCGGGGCGCTCGCATTCGAGACCATTACGCCACTGGCTGGGGGCGGCATGCTGGTGGCCCTACTCGCCTATCTTATCGTGGCTTACATGCAAGGCAGAAAGGAGGGATGCAGCGACTCCGATCAGCAGGCCCTGCGACTTTCGACGGCTCGCATTACAATCCTGCTTGCTGCTGGTCTTGCCATGCTGGTCGCAGGCGCCGATCTCTTGGTTCGTGGAGCCACAGTCATTGCCTCCGATCTTGGAGTTTCCAATGCCATTATCGGTCTCACTGTCGTGGCCGTGGGAACCAGTCTTCCAGAGCTCGCAACGTCGGTGGTTGCGGCCTTGCACCGACGCTCAGATATTGCCATAGGCAATGTCATCGGCTCCAATATATTCAACATATTGGGTATACTTGGCATCACTTCGCTGGTCTGTCCCGTGACCGTCGCAGAGCGATTTGCCCTGATAGATGGCTGGGTTATGCTGGGTGCTACGGTGCTTCTGTTCGGTCTATTGCTGTTTAGCCGCCAGATTGGACGCCTTGCCGGAGGCGGTTTTCTACTTGCCTATGCAGCCTACGTGGTTTCGATGGCGTAG
- a CDS encoding AraC family transcriptional regulator: MNKPQMPSNLQAQIVQFPGDFLVGVMNHSAERIDYTGSSVMQPKFHISIHLTGCQEFCLEDKKILMDATKKPLGIMMRVEKQSEMTYVRSQGGPFRKVQLCTPLSWLDQLCQPLAATDLQSPLIGHLDYVVWEVSSEIARLADQLIFPPPSETKFDHGLFRMSRGLEIFRRALAETTSQTFVPEIRRTTRTPEDIRLYILAHLDKDLSLMQLEDHFHINRRSLQRIFKSKYGQTLSDFIRIERLNKAHVALKHYGMTISEAAFVAGYSSSANFTTAFRKEFGVPPSVVQHQVI; this comes from the coding sequence ATGAATAAACCGCAGATGCCAAGCAATCTACAGGCTCAGATTGTTCAGTTCCCTGGAGATTTCCTTGTTGGCGTGATGAACCATTCTGCCGAACGGATCGACTATACCGGCAGCAGCGTCATGCAACCGAAGTTCCATATCTCGATCCATCTGACGGGCTGTCAGGAGTTTTGTCTTGAGGACAAGAAAATCCTGATGGATGCCACCAAGAAGCCGTTGGGCATCATGATGCGCGTGGAAAAGCAGAGTGAGATGACCTATGTCCGCTCACAAGGAGGACCATTCCGCAAAGTGCAGCTTTGCACTCCGTTGTCCTGGCTTGATCAGCTTTGCCAACCATTGGCCGCGACCGACCTGCAGTCCCCGCTGATCGGGCATCTGGATTATGTCGTCTGGGAAGTCTCTTCTGAAATCGCAAGACTTGCGGATCAGCTTATCTTCCCCCCACCAAGTGAGACGAAATTTGATCACGGGCTGTTTCGCATGTCTCGCGGTCTCGAGATTTTTCGGCGTGCTCTTGCGGAAACGACATCCCAAACCTTCGTGCCAGAAATTCGCAGGACAACCCGAACGCCAGAAGATATCCGCCTCTATATTCTTGCGCATCTGGACAAGGACTTGTCCCTCATGCAGCTGGAAGATCATTTTCACATCAATCGCCGGTCTCTTCAGCGCATCTTCAAGAGCAAATACGGTCAGACGCTGAGCGATTTCATCAGGATAGAACGCCTGAACAAGGCTCATGTTGCCCTCAAGCACTATGGCATGACCATCTCGGAGGCGGCTTTCGTCGCTGGCTATTCCAGTTCAGCCAATTTCACCACCGCTTTTCGCAAGGAATTCGGAGTGCCCCCAAGCGTCGTTCAACATCAAGTTATCTGA
- the mnmD gene encoding tRNA (5-methylaminomethyl-2-thiouridine)(34)-methyltransferase MnmD, translating into MPKPPELVWLDNLTPKSTRFDDTYYTRESGIEESRYVFLDGNSLPERWQAGAEPVVGELGFGTGLNFLITWQAALSARNVTSGTAPHLTFISVEKYPLDRDSLAKALSPWQDISPLASELIASWQPDTEGWRQHDFQSATLHLFIGEASDALATMPMAVDAWFLDGFNPKTNPDLWSLELMQAVHRASSPKATLASYTAAGWVRRNLDAAGFAIAKRKGFGHKRDMITGHKR; encoded by the coding sequence ATGCCCAAGCCTCCCGAGCTTGTCTGGCTGGACAATCTGACCCCGAAATCCACACGCTTCGACGACACCTACTACACGCGAGAGAGCGGCATAGAGGAAAGTCGGTATGTCTTCTTAGACGGCAACTCCTTGCCGGAGCGATGGCAAGCAGGCGCCGAACCGGTCGTCGGCGAGCTTGGCTTTGGCACCGGATTGAATTTCCTGATCACCTGGCAGGCGGCCCTCTCAGCCCGAAACGTGACCTCGGGCACGGCACCGCATCTCACCTTCATCTCGGTCGAGAAATACCCACTCGATCGTGACAGCCTCGCCAAGGCGCTCTCGCCGTGGCAGGACATCAGCCCCCTCGCCTCCGAACTGATCGCGTCATGGCAGCCAGACACCGAGGGATGGCGGCAGCACGACTTCCAGTCAGCCACATTGCATCTCTTCATCGGTGAGGCATCAGACGCGCTCGCCACAATGCCGATGGCGGTGGACGCGTGGTTTCTTGACGGCTTCAACCCCAAGACCAACCCGGACCTCTGGTCGCTCGAGCTGATGCAGGCCGTCCATCGGGCCTCAAGCCCCAAGGCAACACTGGCGAGCTACACCGCCGCCGGATGGGTCCGGCGCAATCTGGATGCGGCAGGCTTTGCCATTGCAAAGCGCAAGGGCTTTGGGCATAAACGGGATATGATCACCGGTCACAAACGCTGA
- a CDS encoding energy transducer TonB — MRAIGLGLFLVLSLAGHLAAAFYFGALRDPVLEERGAGSTALEIGALFDSMASEAVAPNEIEEAEVEEQATAEPRYREPLSVKSVNQQTVPIREVTEVASAKPIETLAPATVSELLPEELTANDELTTPDILKPRALEPVKFEKAITEATNPNLKPVEPQEAEEVIKETVSLAQLPQRKAPPPVKQATPVTQKQTATKVKPKTARQVAKTASQASAASRKGGQKANAKGTKGAVGGDGGKKKANGTALTTNYMGNVRSRVARKQRYPASSKRKREKGTAVIRFVVASNGGLSGLRLVRSSGSGALDQAALDMAKRAAPFPPIPAGTGKQSITFTLPISFAPR; from the coding sequence ATGCGGGCAATCGGTCTCGGGCTTTTCCTTGTCCTGTCGCTCGCGGGGCATCTTGCGGCAGCATTCTATTTTGGAGCCCTGCGCGACCCGGTGCTTGAGGAACGAGGTGCTGGCAGCACCGCCCTTGAGATCGGTGCCCTGTTTGACTCGATGGCGAGCGAAGCGGTCGCACCGAACGAGATAGAGGAGGCGGAAGTCGAAGAGCAGGCAACCGCCGAGCCTCGCTACCGCGAACCTCTCTCGGTCAAGTCCGTCAATCAACAGACTGTCCCGATCCGGGAAGTAACTGAGGTGGCATCTGCCAAACCGATTGAAACGCTCGCGCCTGCCACGGTTTCTGAATTGCTGCCCGAGGAGCTGACGGCCAATGATGAGCTGACCACGCCCGACATTCTCAAACCTCGCGCGCTCGAACCGGTCAAATTCGAAAAGGCCATCACGGAGGCCACGAACCCGAACTTGAAGCCGGTCGAGCCGCAGGAGGCAGAGGAAGTCATCAAGGAGACCGTTTCGCTCGCCCAGTTACCGCAGCGCAAGGCGCCCCCGCCAGTCAAGCAAGCGACCCCGGTCACGCAGAAGCAGACTGCGACAAAGGTCAAACCAAAGACCGCTCGACAAGTTGCGAAGACCGCAAGTCAAGCATCTGCTGCGTCACGCAAGGGCGGGCAAAAGGCAAATGCCAAGGGCACGAAAGGAGCGGTTGGTGGCGACGGCGGCAAGAAGAAAGCCAACGGCACCGCCCTGACGACCAACTATATGGGCAACGTGCGCTCCCGGGTTGCGCGCAAGCAACGATACCCTGCTTCATCAAAACGCAAGCGCGAGAAAGGAACGGCTGTGATCCGCTTTGTCGTCGCGAGCAATGGTGGCCTGTCCGGTCTGCGCTTGGTGCGATCATCCGGCAGCGGAGCGCTGGATCAGGCCGCCCTCGACATGGCAAAGCGGGCAGCTCCCTTTCCGCCCATACCAGCCGGAACGGGCAAGCAAAGCATCACCTTCACGCTGCCGATCAGCTTTGCTCCCCGCTAG
- the mazG gene encoding nucleoside triphosphate pyrophosphohydrolase: MAPSRDIAMLVEIMQRLRDKQSGCPWDIDQTFASIIPYTIEEAYEVQDAIERDDLDDMREELGDLLLQVIFHAQMASELDGHPAQFDFGDVVHAITKKMIRRHPHVFGDVGQRGKALVRGAWEAIKQEEKAERAERRASLGLDDSNKAFLDDVPRGFPSLLAAVKLQKQASKVGFDWNDPLLVLDKIAEEIEEVREEIKRGTEENEQAIKEEIGDLLFAVANLARHAHVDPDEALTSANQKFRDRFGYIEQQLTRQGSSLDAATLDDMEALWQQAKKR; this comes from the coding sequence ATTGCCCCGTCCCGCGATATCGCCATGCTCGTTGAAATCATGCAACGTCTCAGGGACAAACAGAGCGGCTGTCCGTGGGACATTGACCAGACCTTCGCCTCGATCATTCCCTACACCATCGAGGAAGCCTATGAGGTGCAGGACGCTATCGAGCGCGACGATCTCGACGACATGCGCGAGGAGCTGGGCGATCTGCTGCTGCAGGTGATCTTCCACGCCCAGATGGCCAGTGAACTTGACGGCCATCCCGCGCAGTTCGATTTCGGCGATGTGGTGCACGCCATCACCAAGAAGATGATCCGCCGCCACCCCCATGTTTTCGGCGATGTGGGCCAGCGCGGCAAAGCCCTCGTTCGCGGCGCATGGGAAGCCATCAAGCAGGAAGAAAAGGCCGAGCGGGCCGAGCGCCGGGCCTCCCTTGGCCTTGACGACAGCAACAAGGCCTTTCTCGATGATGTACCGCGCGGCTTCCCGTCGCTCCTCGCGGCCGTGAAACTGCAGAAGCAGGCCAGCAAGGTCGGATTCGACTGGAACGATCCGCTATTGGTGCTCGACAAGATCGCCGAGGAAATCGAGGAAGTCCGCGAAGAGATCAAACGCGGCACCGAAGAGAATGAACAGGCGATCAAGGAAGAGATCGGCGATCTGCTGTTCGCCGTGGCCAACCTCGCCCGCCACGCCCATGTCGACCCCGACGAAGCCCTGACCAGTGCCAACCAGAAATTCCGCGACCGTTTCGGCTATATCGAACAGCAACTGACCCGTCAGGGCTCATCCCTCGACGCCGCAACGCTAGACGACATGGAAGCCCTCTGGCAACAGGCAAAGAAGCGGTAG